A stretch of DNA from Gimesia chilikensis:
CATACCCGTCAGCTCTCCGAGATGAAAAGCCAGTTACTGATGGCCCTCTGTTATCCGCTGATTCTGATGTTTTTCGCTTCGTTAATGTTCCTGGCGATCATGCTCTGGATCATTCCCTCGTTTGAATCGATCTTCGTGGACTTTGGAATCGAGCTCCCCTGGGTAACCGATTTCATGTTTGAGGTCTCCGTGTTTATCCGAACGCAATGGTGGTGGTATCTGCCCGGCACGCTGCTTTTGCTGCTGGGCTCTGTCGCCCTGTTCCGAACGGAAAGAGGCCAGGCGCTGGGGCAGCGCATCCTGTTTCGGATTCCCCTGCTGGGGGGGCTGTTGAGTGGGATTTCCGTCTCCCGTTTCTCTCACTTGCTGGCACTGCTGGTCGATAATGACGTTCCGTTTCTGGAAGCACTCAAGCTGACAGGGGAGAGTTCAAACAACTATCAGATTCGCAAGGCCTGTCGCAAATTTTCCGACTCCGTCTCCTCCGGGGAGATGCAGATTGAAGCGTTGACCTCGTTGAAGTTATTTCCCGCTACGTTTCTGCAGACACTGGCGACGCAGTCAGGCAATTCGAATCAGAACAGTCCTCGCTACTCGGTTGAAATTCTGAATGCGCTGGCGGATATGCTGAATGGCCAGACCCGCGTGCGGATCACGTTCTTCGCGACCGTTGTGGAGCCGATGATCATCATTGTCTGTGCGATTACGATGGGCTTCCTGTTTTTATCCCTGCTGGCTCCGTTGTTTAAACTGCTGACGATGCTGTCCTGAGTGGTCATGCAGCATTGCATTTCAATCCGTTTTCCTGAGATTCATTTCTGTTAAAAAGCGACTTCCCGTTGATGAATAAGCCGTCCCGTTTTAATACTCTGAATCAGTTGTGGCGTTGGGGCAACCGTCCGCTCCTGCGTGGGCCACGCTTGCTTCCGGGACGTGTCACCCATTCACAGCAGATGGCGCTCTTGAGAATTCTGGCTGTGGCGACAGAGAAACAGCTGTCGTTGATCGATGTGCTTGAGACTTTCGAAAAAGACGTGCATGGCCGTTGGAGACTGCAGATTTCCCGACTCGTGGATTTGCTCCGCAGTGGAGTTCCCCTGGCGGATGCGATTGAAAAGGTGCCGGACCTGCTGCCAGCGAATGCGTTTTTCCTGGTGAAAGCAGGAGCGGAATCGGGCACGCTGCCCTCGGCGCTTTCGCTGGCTTCGGAAGTCTGCATGGCGGAACGGACTGAGCAGGTGCGGAGCCGTGCAGGCGTTCTGCTTTATATTCTGGCGGTCTTCCTGGTTGTCGCGCTGAACCTGTTATTTATCGGCTATTGGATCATCCCTAAGTTCAAAAAGATCTTCTATGATTTCGAAGTAGAACTGCCGGGCCTGACGCTGAATATTATTGAAGCCAATGACT
This window harbors:
- a CDS encoding type II secretion system F family protein; this translates as MNWYRYQGVNLEGKLIKGRIHAADRDEVASQLQDQGIKIERIELEEEGELAFAAREAPASGATTRLSSRDFELITDHLSDLTRARLPLSSGLEAVSYEIENTRLRTAVQDLATQLESGDDLETVLANSRAPRELCALVHAGSRSGKMSEILADYVAHTRQLSEMKSQLLMALCYPLILMFFASLMFLAIMLWIIPSFESIFVDFGIELPWVTDFMFEVSVFIRTQWWWYLPGTLLLLLGSVALFRTERGQALGQRILFRIPLLGGLLSGISVSRFSHLLALLVDNDVPFLEALKLTGESSNNYQIRKACRKFSDSVSSGEMQIEALTSLKLFPATFLQTLATQSGNSNQNSPRYSVEILNALADMLNGQTRVRITFFATVVEPMIIIVCAITMGFLFLSLLAPLFKLLTMLS
- a CDS encoding type II secretion system F family protein, producing MNKPSRFNTLNQLWRWGNRPLLRGPRLLPGRVTHSQQMALLRILAVATEKQLSLIDVLETFEKDVHGRWRLQISRLVDLLRSGVPLADAIEKVPDLLPANAFFLVKAGAESGTLPSALSLASEVCMAERTEQVRSRAGVLLYILAVFLVVALNLLFIGYWIIPKFKKIFYDFEVELPGLTLNIIEANDFVIEYFYVLPVAILLLWIMQKILIRRGFLENGWRPAFVYGLLYPRGRAPDVLRFLHVTTESGRPLMGAFETLAHTSNNRLLAERFEAILQDVHKGNDCWTSLHDYGLLTPSEVRLLQSAQRAGNLSWALKAIAKSIERRINYRMMLVREYLEPAFIVGLGALVGIIVIGLFLPLISLVHHLA